Proteins from one bacterium genomic window:
- a CDS encoding TIGR00153 family protein — protein sequence MRNILAIFSRSPLGPLHEMMAEIEKVMEAVPGLLDAVARGDAAGTKEIAKGIMHDEHQIDLLKDEIRANLPKSLFLPFDRKDFLKLLHEIDGIPDDVEDLAALFTLREMAMPEGLEEAIRAVWTRAHETFGYCKEMIENLDDLIAAGFHGPKADEFIALIDKVNTCEWETDKRAFKATQALLALEGKESPIAIVMWMKIIGEMSDIADRCEGLSKTIRLMLAV from the coding sequence ATGAGGAACATACTCGCGATTTTTTCGCGCTCGCCGCTCGGCCCGCTGCACGAGATGATGGCCGAGATCGAGAAGGTGATGGAGGCGGTACCGGGGCTTCTTGACGCGGTCGCGCGGGGCGACGCCGCCGGCACCAAGGAAATCGCCAAGGGGATCATGCACGACGAGCACCAGATAGACCTTCTCAAAGACGAGATACGCGCCAACCTGCCCAAGTCGTTGTTCCTGCCGTTCGACCGCAAGGACTTCCTGAAGCTTTTGCACGAAATAGACGGGATTCCCGACGACGTGGAGGATCTTGCCGCGCTGTTCACGCTGCGCGAAATGGCGATGCCGGAAGGGCTTGAGGAGGCGATCCGCGCGGTCTGGACGCGTGCGCATGAAACCTTCGGCTATTGCAAGGAGATGATCGAAAATCTCGACGATCTGATTGCCGCCGGCTTTCACGGCCCCAAGGCGGACGAATTCATCGCGCTCATAGACAAGGTGAACACCTGCGAGTGGGAGACCGACAAGCGCGCGTTCAAGGCGACGCAGGCGCTTCTCGCTCTCGAAGGAAAGGAAAGCCCGATCGCGATAGTGATGTGGATGAAAATTATCGGCGAAATGTCGGACATCGCGGACCGCTGCGAAGGGCTGTCCAAAACGATTCGGCTGATGCTTGCAGTGTAG